Part of the Gemmatimonadaceae bacterium genome, GCGGTACGGGGGCTGTCAACAATTGCGGCGGCCCGCGGCAATGCTTGCGCGGAGCGACCCGAGAGAGCGGTTAGCGACCGTTCCGTTCCGCAACGAGTTACGAAACAGCGTAAGGTAATTCAGCACCAAAGAGAACGGCGGAGTTATGCGGAGTTCAGGTACTAACCAGGTACCATCCAGCTTGGCGAACGTCCGCGACTTCCCGAGTGATCTGGAGGGCATCACCAATCGGCAGCGGCCGCTCTCGACGGAGCCGGTCGCGCAGCGACTCGCCGAGTTACAACCAATGGCCAGGGAGGGAATTGAACCCCCGACACGCGGATTTTCAGTCCGCTGCTCTACCAACTGAGCTACCTGGCCTGTACAACCCGCTACAAAAACCGGCTTCGCAATGTAGTAATGGCTGCGTGACGCTGGAACCCCTCACACGGCGTTCTCCACCGTCGTTACCGCTGCCTGCCAAATAAAGGCGGTATGACTCCTGCGATGCAGGGTTTCCATGAGCAAACTGCTTCGCGGCCTCGCTGCCGGTTATGGCGCAAAGAAGATGGGCGGTGGCTGCTTCAGCACCATTATCATCTTCATCATCCTCTGGTGGCTCCTCGGCAACTTCGGAATTTTCCAGTAGCCGATCGCCCTGGTTACCTCGAGCCGTGCGTGGCCGTGATCACCGACTTGATCCCGCCGCGCACGTTGAAGTCGCCAACCACCTTCATCCACTTCGGCTTCGACGCCGCCACGAGATCGTCGAGTATCCGGTTCACCGCCCGCTCGTAGAAGATTCCCTCGTTCCTGAAGCTCCACAGATAGAACTTGAGACTCTTGAGCTCCACGCAAAGGTCTCCCGGCACGTAAGTGACTCGGATCGTCCCGAAGTCCGGAGCGCCACCCTTGAGTAGATCGAGATCGGACGCGTCACTCTCCACCCCACCTACCGGACAGAGCGATGTGAACTCGTCGCAGTCCATGTGGATCTCGTAATCCCGCTTCGCGTAAGGATTCGCGAAGGTCTCTAGCAGCTCCGGCTTCGGCATTCCGTAGAATGCACGAATCAGGGAGCGGGATCAATCAGCGCGTCACGATCCGCGCAGCTTCCTCGACATGTCTTCCAGAATTCGGACTTCTTCGCTCGTCAGACTCTCGATCCCGTGCTTCGAGATCTTGTCGAGAACGACGTCCAGGCGCTCGGCCGATTGACGATTCGAATCCTCGGTGAGTGGCACCAGCGCCGATCGAGCTGGCCGGGCGACGACGGCATTGCTCTTTGCCACTACCTCGTCGACTTCACCCCTGTCGGAGCGCTGGCGATTTCTGGGTCGTACCTTGGGTACAGCTCGGAATGCGTCTTCCGGCTCATCCGGAACCGGCGATACCCACCGGCGGAAATTGTCGAGCCCGCCAAACGAAGACATCCGGAGATAGAGCCACCCGAACGCCAGGCCGCCGAGGTGCGAGAACCACGCTATCCCGGACCCTCCCGGAGTCGACGCTACACCCATCGCCAGGTTGATCAGGACCATCCAGACGACGAGCCAGCGCGTCTTCATCGGAATTACACCGAATAGATAGACCTCTTCGTCCGGCCATCTGAGAGCATACGCGAGCATGACGCCGCTCACTGCCGCGGATGCGCCAATCAGACTGGCCCTACCCTGCAGGAGCAGGTGCGCTACCGCGCCGCCGAGTCCGCACCACAGGTAGAAATAAGTGAACCCACGCGTGTTCCAGCTCTGCTCTACACGCGGTCCGAACATCCACAGCGCAAACATGTTGAACGCGAGGTGCCACAGCCCTGCGTGGACGAACATGTAGGTGACCGGCGTCCACCACACCGAGGTGAGACTGTCGGCC contains:
- the queF gene encoding preQ(1) synthase, which gives rise to MPKPELLETFANPYAKRDYEIHMDCDEFTSLCPVGGVESDASDLDLLKGGAPDFGTIRVTYVPGDLCVELKSLKFYLWSFRNEGIFYERAVNRILDDLVAASKPKWMKVVGDFNVRGGIKSVITATHGSR
- a CDS encoding rhomboid family intramembrane serine protease; translated protein: MSDALYDSQQQQPRMTPAVQWLLAANIGVYFLQLTLFRSDAVFRALGLSADSLTSVWWTPVTYMFVHAGLWHLAFNMFALWMFGPRVEQSWNTRGFTYFYLWCGLGGAVAHLLLQGRASLIGASAAVSGVMLAYALRWPDEEVYLFGVIPMKTRWLVVWMVLINLAMGVASTPGGSGIAWFSHLGGLAFGWLYLRMSSFGGLDNFRRWVSPVPDEPEDAFRAVPKVRPRNRQRSDRGEVDEVVAKSNAVVARPARSALVPLTEDSNRQSAERLDVVLDKISKHGIESLTSEEVRILEDMSRKLRGS